Proteins encoded together in one Oceanobacillus iheyensis HTE831 window:
- the remB gene encoding extracellular matrix regulator RemB — MFIHIGNGNVIRTKEIVAIIDCNLLSSSSIVDEMMEAWKKNKKVSGPRKHAKSIMLTEDHVYFSSLSVATLKKRSSMMSTINKLDDYSDELSI; from the coding sequence ATGTTTATCCATATTGGAAACGGAAATGTCATTCGAACAAAGGAGATCGTTGCCATTATTGATTGCAATCTACTTTCGTCATCTTCCATTGTTGATGAAATGATGGAGGCTTGGAAAAAAAATAAAAAAGTCTCTGGCCCAAGGAAACATGCTAAATCAATTATGCTAACGGAAGATCATGTGTATTTTAGCTCATTGTCCGTTGCAACGTTAAAAAAACGTTCAAGTATGATGTCCACGATTAATAAATTGGATGATTATTCAGATGAACTATCCATTTAA
- the dnaN gene encoding DNA polymerase III subunit beta, producing the protein MRFTIQRDKLINGVSNVMKAISARTVIPILTGMKIEVKNHGVTLTGSDSDISIEYYIPIEEDGIVHVENIEEGTIILQAKYFPDIVRKLPESTVDIVVDDQLNVRITSGKAEFNLNGQSAEEYPQLPKVQTENSFELPIDLLKSMIKQTVFAVSTMETRPILTGVNLKLVDNSLSFTATDSHRLARREIPVSNAPIEISQIVVPGKSLNELNKILGDSEETVEISVTNNQILFRTKHLNFLSRLLDGNYPETSRLIPEQSKTKIQLKTKELLGTIDRASLLAKEERNNVVKFNAPGNSMIEISSNSPEVGNVVEEITADQMEGEDVKISFSSKYMIDALKAIEYDEVQIEFTGAMRPFIIRPVGDDSILQLILPVRTY; encoded by the coding sequence ATGAGATTTACAATCCAACGAGATAAGTTAATTAATGGTGTATCAAATGTAATGAAGGCCATTTCTGCAAGAACGGTAATTCCAATTTTGACAGGCATGAAAATAGAAGTGAAAAATCATGGAGTTACTTTAACAGGAAGTGATTCGGATATTTCAATTGAGTATTATATTCCAATTGAAGAAGACGGTATTGTTCATGTGGAAAATATTGAAGAAGGTACAATTATACTTCAAGCAAAATATTTTCCGGATATAGTTAGGAAATTACCAGAAAGTACGGTTGATATTGTAGTAGATGATCAATTGAACGTAAGAATTACTTCTGGAAAAGCAGAATTTAATTTAAATGGACAAAGTGCTGAAGAATATCCACAGCTACCAAAAGTTCAAACAGAAAATAGTTTTGAATTACCGATTGATCTATTAAAAAGTATGATTAAGCAAACTGTATTTGCAGTATCCACAATGGAAACTCGACCGATTTTAACCGGTGTAAACTTGAAACTTGTGGATAACTCACTTTCATTTACTGCAACGGATAGTCATCGTTTAGCAAGAAGAGAAATTCCGGTTTCTAATGCACCAATCGAAATATCACAAATTGTTGTACCTGGAAAAAGTCTCAATGAATTAAACAAAATTCTTGGGGATTCTGAAGAAACGGTAGAAATTAGTGTGACTAATAATCAAATTTTATTCCGTACGAAGCACTTAAACTTCCTTTCAAGACTGCTTGATGGAAATTATCCGGAAACTTCTAGATTAATCCCTGAGCAAAGTAAGACAAAAATTCAATTAAAAACGAAAGAATTATTAGGGACAATTGATCGTGCTTCCTTATTGGCGAAAGAAGAAAGAAATAATGTCGTAAAGTTTAATGCACCTGGTAATTCAATGATTGAAATCTCCAGTAATTCGCCAGAAGTAGGAAACGTTGTTGAGGAAATTACAGCTGACCAAATGGAAGGTGAAGATGTGAAGATCTCATTTAGTTCTAAATATATGATTGATGCACTAAAAGCAATCGAATATGATGAAGTACAAATTGAGTTTACTGGCGCAATGAGACCATTTATTATCCGACCAGTTGGGGATGATTCTATTCTACAACTTATCTTACCTGTTAGAACCTATTAA
- the yaaA gene encoding S4 domain-containing protein YaaA has protein sequence MHEQIQIDTEYITLGQLIKLLNFLESGGMVKTFLQEEGALVNGHLEQRRGRKLYPKDVVEIQGIGSYIVIKED, from the coding sequence ATGCACGAACAAATACAAATCGACACGGAGTATATTACTTTAGGGCAATTGATTAAGCTATTAAATTTCTTGGAATCTGGAGGAATGGTAAAGACTTTTCTTCAAGAAGAAGGTGCCTTAGTAAATGGTCATCTCGAGCAAAGACGTGGAAGAAAGTTATATCCAAAGGATGTCGTTGAAATCCAAGGCATTGGTTCATATATCGTGATTAAAGAGGACTAA
- the gyrB gene encoding DNA topoisomerase (ATP-hydrolyzing) subunit B, with protein sequence MSMEDKITENQEYGADQIQVLEGLEAVRKRPGMYIGSTSEKGLHHLVWEIVDNSIDEALAGYCDHIQVVVEEDNSITVKDNGRGIPVDIQQKTGRPALEVIMTVLHAGGKFGGGGYKVSGGLHGVGASVVNALSSELEVYVHRDGKVHFLSFKKGVPDGEIKVIGDTDITGTVTHFRPDTEIFTETTEYNFDTLEQRLRELAFLNKGLKISIEDKRTDREQVTYHYEGGISSYVEFINKNKEVLHEPFFAEGEDQGISVEVAIQYNDGFASNLYSFANNIHTYEGGSHEVGFRSGLTRIINDYAKKNGLIKDGDSNLSGDDVREGMTTIVSIKHPDPQFEGQTKTKLGNSEVRAITDGVFSEAFSKFLYENPSTAKIIVEKGLMASRARLAAKKARELTRRKSNLEISNLPGKLADCSSRDAAISELYIVEGDSAGGSAKSGRDRHFQAILPLRGKILNVEKARLDRILSNNEVRAMITALGSGVGEEFDISKARYHKIVIMTDADVDGAHIRTLLLTFFYRYMRPLIEQGYIYIAQPPLYQVKQGKTVNYAYNDKELDRILNEIPKAPKPNIQRYKGLGEMNADQLWDTTMDPDTRTLLQVELSDAIDADQVFDMLMGDKVEPRRIFIEENAQYVKNLDI encoded by the coding sequence ATGTCTATGGAAGATAAAATTACGGAAAACCAAGAATATGGTGCAGATCAGATACAAGTTCTTGAAGGATTAGAAGCAGTTAGAAAAAGACCTGGTATGTATATTGGCTCTACTAGTGAAAAAGGGCTTCATCACTTAGTCTGGGAAATTGTCGATAATAGTATCGATGAAGCATTAGCAGGTTATTGTGACCATATTCAAGTAGTGGTTGAAGAAGATAATAGTATTACAGTAAAGGATAATGGACGTGGTATTCCAGTTGATATCCAACAAAAAACTGGAAGACCCGCACTTGAAGTAATTATGACTGTACTACATGCTGGCGGAAAATTCGGTGGAGGCGGTTATAAGGTTTCTGGCGGATTACACGGTGTAGGGGCATCGGTTGTAAATGCACTTTCTAGTGAATTAGAAGTGTATGTACATCGTGATGGGAAAGTTCATTTCCTGTCGTTCAAAAAAGGTGTTCCAGATGGAGAAATTAAGGTGATTGGAGATACCGATATTACTGGTACTGTAACTCACTTTAGACCAGATACAGAAATCTTCACAGAAACAACAGAATATAACTTTGATACATTGGAACAACGTCTTCGTGAGCTTGCATTTTTAAATAAAGGATTAAAAATTTCTATCGAAGATAAACGTACGGATAGAGAACAAGTGACGTACCACTATGAAGGCGGTATAAGTTCTTATGTTGAATTTATTAATAAAAATAAAGAAGTTCTTCATGAGCCCTTCTTTGCAGAAGGAGAAGACCAAGGGATCTCTGTAGAAGTAGCTATTCAATACAATGATGGATTTGCAAGCAATTTATACTCATTCGCGAATAATATCCATACGTATGAAGGTGGATCACATGAAGTCGGATTCCGTAGCGGTTTGACACGTATAATAAATGATTATGCAAAGAAAAACGGTTTAATTAAGGATGGAGATTCTAATCTTTCCGGTGACGATGTTCGTGAAGGAATGACAACAATCGTATCTATCAAACATCCAGATCCACAATTTGAAGGACAAACAAAGACGAAACTCGGTAATAGTGAAGTTCGTGCAATAACAGATGGAGTCTTTTCTGAAGCATTTTCTAAGTTTTTATATGAAAATCCTTCCACAGCAAAAATTATTGTCGAAAAAGGATTGATGGCGTCACGAGCACGGCTTGCAGCTAAAAAAGCAAGAGAACTTACACGTCGTAAAAGTAACTTAGAGATTTCTAATTTACCTGGTAAGTTAGCTGACTGTTCTTCACGAGATGCCGCTATAAGTGAACTATATATTGTAGAGGGGGACTCAGCTGGAGGTTCTGCAAAATCCGGTAGGGATCGCCATTTCCAAGCAATCCTCCCACTAAGAGGTAAGATTTTAAACGTGGAAAAAGCACGCTTGGACCGTATTTTATCTAATAATGAAGTACGAGCTATGATAACAGCGCTAGGAAGCGGTGTTGGCGAAGAATTCGATATTAGTAAAGCACGATATCACAAAATCGTTATCATGACGGATGCTGACGTAGATGGTGCGCATATTCGAACATTGCTATTAACGTTCTTCTACCGATATATGCGTCCACTGATTGAACAAGGCTATATTTACATCGCGCAACCACCACTTTATCAAGTGAAGCAAGGAAAAACGGTGAATTATGCGTATAACGATAAAGAATTGGATCGGATATTAAATGAAATTCCTAAAGCACCAAAACCTAATATTCAGCGATACAAAGGTTTAGGAGAAATGAACGCAGATCAATTATGGGATACAACAATGGACCCTGATACTCGTACACTCCTGCAAGTAGAATTAAGCGATGCAATCGATGCTGACCAAGTATTCGATATGTTAATGGGAGATAAAGTAGAGCCACGTCGAATCTTTATCGAAGAAAATGCACAATATGTGAAGAACTTAGACATTTAA
- the dnaA gene encoding chromosomal replication initiator protein DnaA, whose product MENIEELWSATLKKIEEKLSKPSFDTWLKNTKAEALEKDTLIISAPNEFARDWLENQYTNLISQMLLEVTGSELNTKFIIPDSLEEIEEQKPMPKPKQSTDTGDSPKSMLNSKYTFDTFVIGAGNRFAHAASLAVAEAPAKAYNPLFIYGGVGLGKTHLMHAIGHYVRDHNPNAKVVYLTSEKFTNEFINAIMDNKSNHFRNKYRNIDVLLIDDIQFIAGKESTQEEFFHTFNALHGESKQIIISSDRPPKEIPTLEDRLRSRFEWGLITDITPPDLETRIAILNKKAKAEGLDIPNEVMLYIANQINTNIRELEGALIRVVAYSSLVNQDIDASLAADALKDIIPSSKPKEITIPAIQEIVAERYHIRLEDFAAKKRTKSIAFPRQIAMYLSRELTDASLPKIGEEFGGRDHTTVIHAHEKISKMLEQDTELDRDIEELKEKLKSI is encoded by the coding sequence TTGGAAAATATTGAAGAATTATGGAGCGCTACATTAAAAAAAATTGAAGAAAAATTGAGTAAACCTAGCTTTGATACGTGGCTTAAAAATACAAAAGCAGAAGCATTAGAAAAAGATACACTAATTATTTCTGCTCCAAATGAATTCGCAAGAGATTGGTTAGAAAATCAATACACGAACTTAATTTCTCAGATGCTACTTGAAGTTACAGGATCTGAATTAAATACAAAATTTATCATTCCTGATTCATTAGAAGAAATAGAAGAGCAAAAGCCTATGCCAAAACCAAAGCAGTCTACAGATACAGGTGACTCACCAAAATCGATGCTTAACTCAAAATATACTTTTGATACATTTGTCATTGGAGCTGGTAATCGTTTCGCTCATGCTGCTTCATTAGCGGTAGCTGAAGCACCTGCAAAAGCATATAATCCTCTATTTATTTATGGGGGAGTTGGATTAGGTAAAACACATTTAATGCACGCTATTGGTCATTATGTACGAGACCATAATCCGAATGCTAAAGTCGTTTATTTAACATCCGAAAAATTTACAAATGAATTTATTAACGCAATCATGGATAATAAATCCAATCATTTTCGTAATAAATACCGAAACATTGATGTTTTATTAATTGATGATATTCAATTTATTGCTGGAAAAGAATCGACGCAAGAAGAGTTTTTCCATACATTTAACGCATTGCACGGTGAAAGTAAACAAATTATTATCTCAAGTGATCGACCACCAAAAGAAATTCCAACATTAGAAGACCGATTACGTTCTCGTTTTGAATGGGGATTAATTACTGATATTACTCCTCCAGACTTAGAGACACGAATTGCGATTCTTAATAAGAAAGCAAAAGCAGAAGGACTCGATATACCAAATGAAGTCATGCTCTATATTGCAAATCAAATTAATACAAATATCCGTGAACTAGAAGGTGCATTAATTAGAGTGGTAGCTTATTCATCATTAGTTAATCAAGATATCGATGCTTCATTAGCAGCGGATGCGTTAAAGGATATTATTCCTAGTAGTAAACCAAAAGAAATTACCATACCAGCTATTCAAGAAATTGTTGCAGAACGCTACCACATTCGTTTAGAAGATTTTGCTGCAAAAAAGCGGACAAAATCTATTGCATTTCCTAGACAAATAGCGATGTATTTATCGAGAGAATTAACCGATGCATCTTTACCAAAGATCGGAGAAGAGTTTGGCGGTCGAGATCATACAACTGTCATTCATGCTCATGAAAAAATATCAAAAATGCTAGAACAAGATACGGAATTAGATAGAGATATCGAAGAACTAAAAGAAAAGCTTAAGTCGATATAA
- the recF gene encoding DNA replication/repair protein RecF (All proteins in this family for which functions are known are DNA-binding proteins that assist the filamentation of RecA onto DNA for the initiation of recombination or recombinational repair.) has protein sequence MHIEKLELTNYRNYDQLEIAFDDQINVIIGENAQGKTNLMEAIYVLSFARSHRTPREKELIQWDKDYAKIEGRITKRNQSIPLQISITSKGKKAKVNHLEQHRLSDYIGSVNVVMFAPEDLTIVKGAPQIRRRFMDMELGQIQPTYIYHLAQYQKVLKQRNHLLKQLQRKPNSDTTMLEVLTDQLIEHASILLERRFIYLELLRKWAQPIHRGISRELEQLEIQYSPSIEVSEDANKEKIGNIYQMKFAEVKQKEIERGTTLAGPHRDDLIFFVNGKDVQTYGSQGQQRTTALSIKLAEIELIYQEVGEYPILLLDDVLSELDDYRQSHLLNTIQGKVQTFVSTTSVEGIHHETLQQAELFRVTDGVVN, from the coding sequence ATGCATATTGAAAAATTAGAACTAACGAATTATCGAAATTATGACCAATTGGAGATAGCATTTGATGATCAAATTAATGTGATTATCGGAGAAAATGCTCAAGGTAAAACAAATCTAATGGAAGCTATCTACGTTCTATCATTTGCTCGGAGTCACCGAACTCCTAGAGAAAAAGAATTAATTCAATGGGACAAAGATTATGCTAAAATAGAAGGTAGAATTACAAAAAGAAATCAGTCTATTCCCTTGCAAATCTCCATAACTTCCAAAGGAAAAAAAGCAAAGGTCAATCACCTTGAGCAACATCGTTTAAGCGACTATATTGGGTCGGTGAATGTCGTGATGTTTGCTCCAGAAGATCTGACAATTGTCAAAGGTGCTCCCCAAATTCGACGACGATTTATGGACATGGAACTTGGTCAAATACAACCAACCTATATTTATCATTTAGCGCAGTATCAAAAAGTATTAAAGCAACGCAACCATTTATTAAAACAATTACAACGAAAACCTAATTCCGATACGACCATGTTAGAAGTATTAACCGATCAATTGATTGAGCATGCTTCTATTTTATTGGAACGACGTTTTATTTACTTAGAATTGTTAAGAAAATGGGCTCAACCGATTCATAGAGGAATAAGTCGAGAATTAGAGCAACTCGAAATTCAATATAGTCCGAGTATTGAAGTATCAGAAGACGCAAATAAGGAAAAAATAGGTAATATATATCAAATGAAGTTCGCAGAGGTAAAGCAAAAGGAGATTGAGCGTGGAACGACTTTAGCTGGCCCGCATCGAGATGATTTAATTTTCTTTGTAAATGGAAAAGATGTGCAAACATATGGTTCACAAGGTCAGCAGCGCACAACTGCTTTATCGATTAAACTAGCGGAAATTGAGCTGATTTATCAAGAGGTTGGAGAATATCCTATCCTCCTGCTAGATGATGTATTAAGTGAATTAGATGATTATCGTCAATCTCATTTACTTAATACTATTCAAGGTAAGGTACAAACATTTGTATCAACGACAAGTGTTGAAGGTATTCATCATGAAACATTACAACAAGCTGAGTTATTTAGAGTTACCGATGGTGTAGTGAATTAA
- the gyrA gene encoding DNA gyrase subunit A, translating to MADINRPRVSEINISNEMRTSFLDYAMSVIVARALPDVRDGMKPVHRRILYAMNDLGMHSDKAYKKSARIVGEVIGKYHPHGDSAVYETMVRMAQTFSYRYMLVDGHGNFGSVDGDSAAAMRYTEARMSKISMELLRDINKDTIDYQDNYDGTEREPVVFPARFPNLLVNGTSGIAVGMATNIPPHHLGETIDAVLAISQNPDITIDEIMENHLPGPDFPTAGQILGRSGIRKAYETGKGSITIRAKLNIEQGKNDKETIIVTELPYQVNKAKLIEKIAELVRDKKVEGITDLRDESDRNGMRIVIELRRDANANVVLNNLYKHTSLQTTFGINMLALVDGQPRVLNIKQCLSYYLEHQKVIIKRRTQFELNKAEARAHILEGLRIALDHLDEVIELIRSSKTADIAREGLMERFKLSEKQAQAILDMRLQRLTGLEREKIEDEYKELQALIEELKAILADEEKVLEIIREELTEIKEKYKEDRRTEIVAGGAGFFEDEDLIPEENIVITLTHQGYIKRLPASTYRTQKRGGRGIQGMGTNEDDFVEHLVSTSTHDTILFFTNKGKVYKAKGYEIPEFSRTAKGIPIINLLQVEKGEWVNAVISVNQFDEEAYLFFTTKHGIAKRTSLEKFRNIRKGGLIAVGLREEDELISVRLTDGQKEMMIATKNGYLIRFEETQIRSMGRTAAGVKGISLRGDDVVVSMEIIEPGSKILHVTNKGFGKQTDESEYRRINRGGKGVFTCKLDEKTGNVVAVKAVNGDEDLMLITIAGVLIRIQVQDISQTGRNTKGVHLIRLQDGEEVATVTRIEKDDEEDVEDIEVVEGETTDPSTETNEDKE from the coding sequence ATGGCAGATATAAATCGTCCGAGAGTATCGGAAATTAATATTAGTAATGAGATGCGTACGTCATTCCTCGATTATGCGATGAGTGTAATTGTAGCTCGTGCATTACCAGATGTGCGTGACGGAATGAAACCAGTTCATCGTCGTATTCTATATGCGATGAACGACTTAGGTATGCATTCAGATAAAGCATATAAGAAGTCAGCTCGTATTGTTGGTGAAGTTATTGGTAAATATCACCCACATGGTGATTCCGCAGTATACGAAACGATGGTACGTATGGCGCAAACTTTTAGCTATCGATATATGTTAGTCGATGGACACGGAAACTTCGGATCCGTAGATGGTGACTCAGCAGCAGCTATGCGTTATACAGAAGCTAGAATGTCCAAAATTTCCATGGAATTACTCCGTGATATTAATAAAGACACGATCGATTATCAAGATAACTATGACGGTACAGAAAGAGAGCCTGTTGTATTTCCAGCACGTTTTCCAAATTTACTTGTAAATGGTACATCTGGGATTGCAGTTGGTATGGCGACGAATATCCCCCCTCATCATTTAGGGGAGACGATTGATGCTGTACTGGCTATTAGTCAAAATCCTGACATTACGATAGACGAAATAATGGAAAATCATCTTCCAGGTCCTGATTTTCCAACTGCTGGTCAAATATTAGGCCGGAGCGGTATTCGAAAAGCATATGAGACTGGTAAAGGATCTATTACCATTCGTGCGAAGTTAAATATCGAACAAGGTAAAAATGATAAAGAAACAATTATTGTCACAGAATTACCTTATCAAGTTAACAAAGCAAAACTGATTGAAAAAATTGCAGAATTAGTTCGTGATAAGAAAGTAGAAGGTATCACTGATCTTCGCGATGAATCTGACCGTAATGGAATGCGAATTGTAATTGAATTACGACGTGATGCAAATGCGAATGTTGTACTTAATAATTTATATAAGCATACGTCCCTACAAACTACATTTGGCATCAATATGCTGGCACTTGTAGATGGGCAACCAAGAGTACTTAATATAAAGCAATGTCTTAGCTACTACTTAGAGCATCAAAAAGTCATCATAAAACGTCGTACGCAATTTGAATTAAATAAGGCAGAGGCACGTGCACATATTTTAGAGGGTCTACGTATAGCACTGGATCACTTGGATGAGGTAATTGAGTTAATCCGTAGTTCTAAAACAGCTGATATTGCTCGCGAAGGTTTAATGGAACGATTTAAATTAAGTGAGAAACAAGCACAAGCTATCTTGGATATGCGTCTTCAACGTTTAACGGGATTAGAGCGAGAGAAAATTGAAGATGAATATAAAGAGCTGCAGGCTTTGATTGAAGAATTAAAAGCAATTTTAGCGGATGAAGAAAAAGTATTAGAGATTATCCGTGAAGAATTAACGGAGATTAAAGAAAAGTATAAAGAAGATCGAAGAACAGAAATCGTAGCAGGTGGCGCAGGATTCTTTGAAGATGAAGATCTTATCCCAGAAGAAAATATCGTCATAACGTTAACTCATCAAGGTTATATCAAACGATTACCTGCATCTACGTACCGCACACAAAAACGTGGGGGACGTGGAATACAAGGTATGGGTACTAACGAGGATGATTTTGTAGAACATTTAGTATCTACATCTACACATGATACGATCCTCTTCTTTACCAACAAAGGGAAGGTTTATAAGGCGAAAGGGTATGAAATTCCGGAGTTCAGCCGAACTGCGAAAGGCATACCAATTATTAATCTTCTTCAAGTGGAAAAAGGGGAATGGGTGAATGCTGTTATATCCGTTAATCAATTTGATGAAGAAGCGTACCTATTCTTTACGACCAAACACGGAATTGCAAAACGTACATCTCTTGAGAAATTCCGTAATATCCGTAAAGGTGGATTAATTGCAGTCGGCCTTCGAGAAGAAGATGAATTAATATCCGTTCGTCTGACAGATGGACAAAAAGAAATGATGATAGCAACGAAGAACGGTTATCTCATTCGTTTTGAAGAAACACAGATTCGTTCGATGGGACGAACGGCTGCAGGTGTTAAAGGGATTTCTTTACGAGGCGATGATGTCGTCGTTTCCATGGAAATTATTGAACCAGGATCTAAAATTCTTCACGTTACCAACAAAGGATTCGGTAAACAAACCGATGAATCAGAATACCGTCGTATTAATCGTGGTGGTAAAGGGGTATTTACTTGTAAACTCGATGAAAAGACGGGAAATGTTGTTGCAGTTAAGGCAGTAAATGGTGACGAAGACTTAATGTTAATTACCATTGCCGGTGTATTAATCCGAATACAAGTGCAGGACATATCACAAACAGGTAGAAATACAAAAGGGGTTCACTTAATTCGATTGCAGGATGGTGAAGAAGTAGCTACAGTTACTCGTATCGAAAAAGATGATGAAGAAGATGTCGAGGATATTGAAGTAGTAGAAGGAGAAACAACGGATCCATCAACAGAGACAAACGAAGATAAGGAATAA
- a CDS encoding HD-GYP domain-containing protein yields MKMKTSHLMPGYVLQKDIIGKSNRPIALKGTELTENDIQIIQKFLIDTVDIDTLVTDNKPSNKVNEHSKEEAEDNIRSHSVQEKRNGFFLKEYRKAVSAYKDQFLKWQQSMPVSIPDLRNAIIPLLEQLEQLDANVIFSLHQFARTEEYIFHHSVATSLISAFIAKEMGYRRGEWIQVGLAGVLCDCGMAKLDIDVIQKQGPLTSKEFKNIKKHPQTSYVMIKDLPSLTSGVQLAVLQHHERGNGEGYPLGMTLNKVHPYARIIAVADSYHAMATTTCYRKARNIVNVIEELHVSTIRLYDPDVVNTFMNIFSNWLENSKVVLNNGVAGEVVFVNKHEPTRPIVKSNDSDDIFSLEQLPELYIDKILG; encoded by the coding sequence ATGAAAATGAAGACTTCACATCTCATGCCTGGCTATGTGTTACAAAAAGATATTATCGGAAAATCTAACCGGCCAATTGCGTTAAAAGGGACAGAACTCACGGAAAATGACATTCAAATAATTCAAAAATTCCTTATTGATACTGTCGATATAGATACATTAGTAACTGACAATAAACCAAGTAATAAAGTAAACGAACATTCAAAAGAAGAAGCAGAAGATAATATTCGTTCTCATTCAGTACAAGAGAAGAGAAACGGATTTTTCTTGAAAGAGTATAGGAAAGCGGTAAGTGCCTATAAAGATCAATTCTTAAAATGGCAACAATCCATGCCTGTTTCTATCCCAGATTTACGAAATGCTATTATTCCCTTGCTAGAACAATTAGAGCAATTAGATGCCAACGTGATTTTTTCCCTGCATCAATTTGCGCGAACTGAAGAATACATTTTTCATCATAGTGTAGCAACTTCATTGATATCCGCATTCATCGCGAAAGAAATGGGGTATCGACGAGGTGAATGGATCCAAGTTGGATTAGCTGGTGTCCTTTGTGATTGTGGGATGGCAAAGTTGGATATAGATGTAATTCAAAAACAAGGTCCTTTGACGTCAAAAGAATTCAAAAATATCAAAAAACATCCGCAAACAAGTTATGTCATGATTAAAGATCTTCCTTCTTTAACAAGCGGTGTTCAGCTAGCTGTCCTGCAGCATCATGAACGAGGAAACGGAGAAGGATATCCATTAGGCATGACTCTGAATAAAGTACATCCTTACGCTCGAATTATAGCAGTTGCGGATTCCTATCATGCTATGGCGACAACAACCTGTTATCGGAAGGCAAGGAATATCGTGAATGTAATAGAAGAATTACATGTAAGCACGATTCGCTTATATGATCCAGATGTAGTGAATACATTTATGAATATCTTCTCCAACTGGCTAGAAAATTCCAAGGTGGTATTAAATAATGGCGTTGCTGGTGAGGTAGTATTTGTCAATAAACATGAGCCAACACGCCCAATCGTAAAAAGTAATGACAGTGATGATATATTCTCATTAGAACAGCTTCCTGAACTATATATTGATAAGATACTTGGTTAA